The genomic interval GTTCTGAACGTCAGCGGCCACCGCCTGGGCACAATGGAGATCGAAAGCGCCCTCGTCTCGCACCCCAGCGTCGCCGAGGCCGCCGTGGTCGGCAGACCCGACGAAGTGAAAGGCGAATGCGTCGTAGCGTTCGTCCTCCCCCAGAGCGGCCACGAGGTGGACCCCGCCGCCCTGCGCGCCCATGTCAGCCGCGAAATCGGCGCGCTCGCCCGCCCGGACGCGATCTATATCGCTGACGCCCTGCCCAAAACCCGCAGCGGCAAGATCATGCGCCGGTTCCTGCGCCAGATCGCCGCCGGCAAGGACATCCAGGGGGACACCAGCACCCTCGAGGACCCCAGCGTCCTCGAACGCCTCGCCGCCACCCTGCCCCTGTAACCACCCCCACCAGCGCCCCTGCCCCCACCCGGCAGGGGCGTTAGCATTTCCGCACGGGCAGGTGGAAACCCGCCTTCACACCCGCTTCCTCCCTACCGGGCCCACGGGACCTCAGGAATCCCACGGTTCCCAGACACTCCCGTCGGCACCGTCGTCGGCCGCCGCCCTGCGCTTCCTCCGCCTGGCCTGGGTTGGCGGCGCCGCACTGGCCGGTACCCTGGCCCGCCCAGACCCAGCGGTACTGAGCCCATGAAAAGCTCAAGCGGCGCGACGTGCACCCTGACACGACCTCCGGCAAGGTTCCCCAGAGCGTACCGCTGACCCTGCGCCTCGGCGTGTTCCGCATCGGCCTGAAAGTCTGCGAACCGCGCGCCAGCGACAGGGGAGACCAACAGTCAGAAATTTCTGCGTGGGTCTCAGGTCACCAACGCCAGGGACCGGTAATGGATGCGCACCCTGGACAGCGCTGGAAAGGTCGGCGGCGATTTCGTTTCCCATCTTCCCTGAGCCCCTGCTCGCCCGCGTACATGCCCAGACGCCCTACCGGCAGAAAGAGGCCCGCGACACGGCCAATGCCACCGACAGCCTCTTCAGGAACGGCGGCAACCAGAGGCTGCTGAACCACCAGCGGCGACGTCAAAACCAGCATCGTGGCGTCCTTTAACGATGGCTTGAACGTCGGCTGATTCAGTCAGAAGCCTGCCGAGCGCTCCGGGACTTGGGAAACGACCTGACGCCCGGCCATGAGTTCCCCGGCAGGAAACACAACCGGAAGGCACCCGGAAAGTCCCGAGCGCTCCGCCGCCCTGATGGCCGGCCACTGGACCGGCCAGACCGCCCGGTTGGCTCCCCAGCCCACGCACCCGGTCCGGAGGCCGGTTCGGCTGAGCCGCCGCAGGGGAGAGGAACGCGAGGTTCAGGCGGCCTCCGAATCAGCCATGCAGTGCGGCGCACTTCCCCCGGGGAGTGCGCCGCCGCTGTCGTGCAGGTTTACATGTCCATGCGGGTTTTCAGGAAGTTGGTCATCACGGCGCCCCGCTTGTAGAAGGGGTTGTCCATGATCTTCACGTACAGCGGAATGGTGGTCTTGGGACCCTGGATCACAGTTTCTTCCAGCGCGCGTTTCATGCGGCTGATGGCCTGCTCGCGCGTGTCGTGGTGCACGATGAGTTTCCCGATCAGGCTGTCGTAGTGGGGGGGAATCACGTACCCGGTGTAGGTGTGACTGTCCACGCGCACGCCGGGGCCGCCTGCAAAGTGCACGTCCTCAACCCGCCCGGCCGCCGGGCGGAAGTCCTTGTCGGGGTCCTCGGCGTTCAGGCGGCATTCGATAGCGTGCCCGCGCAGCGTGACGTCCTCCTGCTGGATGTGCAGGCCGTACCCGGCGGCAATCTCCAGCTGGAGTTTCACGAAGTCCAGGCCGCTGATCATTTCGGAGACGCAGTGCTCCACCTGAATGCGGGTGTTCATCTCCATGAAGTAGTAGTTGCCGTCGCGGTCCACGATGAATTCCAGGGTGCCGGCCCCGGCGTAGTTCACGTACTGCGCGAGGCGCACGCCGGCTGCGAGGATCTCCTGCCGGAGCGTGTCGGGCAGGGTGCTGGGCGCTTCCTCGATGAGTTTCTGGTTGCGGCGCTGGATGGAACAGTCGCGTTCCCCGATGTGAATCACGTGCCCCTGGCCGTCTCCCATGACCTGCACCTCGACGTGGCGGAATTCCTCCAGGAATTTCTCCATGATGATGGCCGGGTCACCGAAGTACAGCCGGGCTTCCTCCTGCGCCTGCGCGAAGCCCTTGGCGAGCTCGTCCTGCGTGCGGATGACCTTCTGGCCGCGCCCGCCGCCCCCGGCGGAGGCCTTCAGCAGCACGGGGTAGCCGATCTGCTTGGCGGCCAGCAGCGCGTCATCCACGGTGTCCAGGACGCCGGTGCCGGGCACGGTGGGCACGTTGCTCTGCGCGGCGATGTCGCGCCCGCCGGCCTTGCTGCCCAGGGCGCGCATGCTTTCCGGGGTGGGCCCGATGAACACGATGCCGTGCTCGCGGCACATCTCGGCGAAGTCGGGGTTCTCGGCCATGAAGCCGTACCCGGGGTGAATGGCCTCGGCGCCGGTCATCAGGGCCGCCGAGAGGATGTTGGGGATGTTCAGGTACGACTGGTTGCTGGCAGGCGGCCCCACGCACACGGACTCGTCGGCCAGCAGGACGGGCAGGCTCTTCTCGTCGGCAGTGGAGTACACCACAACGGTTTTGACGCCCATTTCACGCGCGGTGCGGATAACGCGCAGGGCAATCTCGCCACGGTTGGCGATCAGGATCTTCTTGAACATGACTTGCCTCCGGCAGGGGGAGGCCATGGGCGCTGAGCTCCGGGCGGCGCTTGCTGTGGCGGGCGTGTGGCGCACCGTCCGGGCCCCGCGGCCCACAGCCTTTACTCGATGATGAACAGCGTCTGCCCGTACTCGACAGGCTCGGCGTTTTTCACGAGGATCTCGCGGATGACGCCGCCCTGCTCGGCTTCAATTTCGTTCATGAGCTTCATCGCCTCGATGATGCACAGGACCTGGCCGGCGCTGACCGTGTCGCCCACCTTCACGTACGCCGGGGCGTCCGGGCTGCTCGCGGAGTAGAAGGTGCCCACGATGGGGGCCTTTACGGGCGTGCCTTTGCTGGGTGCCGTCTCAGGAGGTGCGGCAGGGGCGGCCGGCGCGGCGGGGGCACTGTCACTCGGCGTGTTCGCCGTGGCAGGCTCGGTGGCGGCCGGGCTGAACTGCGGGGCTGGCGGGGCGTACAGGGCCGGGGCGGCCTGCTGCAGCTGCGGCGCGGGCACCCCGCCCGACAGGGTGCCGGGAGCCGGCGCAAAGGCCTGTGGGCCGCGTTTCAGGTTAAGGTCGAAGCTGCCGGTGCGCAGGCTGAATTCGCGCACGTCAGCGTAGGTCAGAGCATCAAGAATCTGTTTGAGGTCGTTCGGGTTCATGGCCTCTCCTTAGCGGGACCCGTGCCGGTGGCACTGGGATCGGTTGATCTGCCCCTCATCATGACGGCTGGGGGCGGGAACGGGGTGTTACCCGCAGCCTAACGCTCGTTTGGCTGCACTGAGTCTAAAGGCAAAAGCGCAGGCCGCCCACCGGTCGATCCGGGGGCGGCCTGCACGTCTCAAGGCATCAGGCGCGGCTGAGGTACTGCCCGGTGCGGGTATCCACCTTGACGCTCGTGTCCTGCTCGACGAACAGAGGCACCTGCACCACGGCGCCGGTCTCCAGCGTCGCGGGCTTCGTGCCGCCCGACACCGTGTCGCCGCGCACGCCGGGGTCGGTCTGCACGATCTTCAGAATCACCTGGTTCGGCAGGGTGATGTTCAGCGCCTTCTCGCCGTACATCGACACTTCCACCTCGGTGTTCTCCTTCATGAACTTCGCGGCGTCACTGACAAGCCCGCGGCCCAGCGTGATCTGGTCGAAGGTCTCCAGGTCCATGAACACGAAGTCATCCCCGTCCGGGTACAGGTACTGCATCTTCTTGCCTTCCACGTAGATGTCCTGCAGCTTTTCACCGCTGTTGAAGGTGCGGTCCACGATGCTGCCGCTTTCCATGTTGCGGAACTTCGTCACGACCTTCGCGCCGCCGCGACCCATCTTCAGGTGCGAGTACTCCAGGCACTCCCACAGGCCCCCGTCCATTTCCACTTTCGTGCCGTTACGCAGTTCAGTCACACTGATCATGTCTTTCTCCTTATGTCCTGTCCGGCGCCTCCTCCAGATCCTGCACAGCAGGCAGGAGCGGCCGCACGGCAACGCCAGAGAGTCTAGCAGAGCGCCACGTGACCCTTCCACCCGCCTATGCGCGTTTGCTATGCTGTCACGGTTGCACGTCCGCCCCCC from Deinococcus taeanensis carries:
- the accC gene encoding acetyl-CoA carboxylase biotin carboxylase subunit, whose product is MFKKILIANRGEIALRVIRTAREMGVKTVVVYSTADEKSLPVLLADESVCVGPPASNQSYLNIPNILSAALMTGAEAIHPGYGFMAENPDFAEMCREHGIVFIGPTPESMRALGSKAGGRDIAAQSNVPTVPGTGVLDTVDDALLAAKQIGYPVLLKASAGGGGRGQKVIRTQDELAKGFAQAQEEARLYFGDPAIIMEKFLEEFRHVEVQVMGDGQGHVIHIGERDCSIQRRNQKLIEEAPSTLPDTLRQEILAAGVRLAQYVNYAGAGTLEFIVDRDGNYYFMEMNTRIQVEHCVSEMISGLDFVKLQLEIAAGYGLHIQQEDVTLRGHAIECRLNAEDPDKDFRPAAGRVEDVHFAGGPGVRVDSHTYTGYVIPPHYDSLIGKLIVHHDTREQAISRMKRALEETVIQGPKTTIPLYVKIMDNPFYKRGAVMTNFLKTRMDM
- the accB gene encoding acetyl-CoA carboxylase biotin carboxyl carrier protein, which translates into the protein MNPNDLKQILDALTYADVREFSLRTGSFDLNLKRGPQAFAPAPGTLSGGVPAPQLQQAAPALYAPPAPQFSPAATEPATANTPSDSAPAAPAAPAAPPETAPSKGTPVKAPIVGTFYSASSPDAPAYVKVGDTVSAGQVLCIIEAMKLMNEIEAEQGGVIREILVKNAEPVEYGQTLFIIE
- the efp gene encoding elongation factor P — its product is MISVTELRNGTKVEMDGGLWECLEYSHLKMGRGGAKVVTKFRNMESGSIVDRTFNSGEKLQDIYVEGKKMQYLYPDGDDFVFMDLETFDQITLGRGLVSDAAKFMKENTEVEVSMYGEKALNITLPNQVILKIVQTDPGVRGDTVSGGTKPATLETGAVVQVPLFVEQDTSVKVDTRTGQYLSRA